The following are from one region of the Hymenobacter sp. YIM 151858-1 genome:
- the nuoH gene encoding NADH-quinone oxidoreductase subunit NuoH: MEIPLLAWQGLVILAVFGITLLIATYSTYAERVVAAFLQDRVGPDRAGPYGLLQPLADAVKLFTKEEFFPSGANRWLFVFGPCLAMTTALMASAVIPFGNTLIFGNGTEIRLQAIEVNIGMLYVFGVVSLGVYGIMIGGWASNNKFSLLGAVRAAAQAVSYELAMGMALIALLMVTGTLSLREIALQQYNGLWNIVYQPLGFIIFIVCAFAETNRTPFDLPECETELVGGYHTEYSSMKMGLYLFAEYINVFVASAVMSTLYFGGFSFPGEHLLYDVLLKSQGELFAHNTVTILGTVTLFAKIFFFIFFFMWVRWTLPRFRYDQLMRLGWTMLFPIAILNILLTGAFILLKPYLFG; this comes from the coding sequence ATGGAAATTCCACTGCTGGCCTGGCAAGGCCTCGTAATTCTGGCGGTATTCGGCATTACGCTGCTGATTGCTACTTACTCTACCTACGCTGAGCGCGTGGTAGCGGCTTTCTTGCAAGACCGCGTAGGCCCCGACCGTGCTGGCCCCTACGGCTTGCTGCAGCCGCTGGCCGATGCCGTGAAGCTGTTCACGAAGGAGGAGTTCTTCCCGAGCGGCGCCAATCGTTGGCTGTTCGTGTTCGGCCCCTGCCTGGCTATGACCACGGCCCTGATGGCCTCGGCCGTTATTCCGTTTGGCAACACGCTGATCTTCGGCAACGGTACCGAAATCCGCTTGCAGGCCATTGAAGTGAACATCGGGATGCTGTACGTGTTCGGCGTGGTGTCGCTGGGTGTCTACGGCATCATGATTGGCGGCTGGGCCTCCAACAACAAGTTTTCGCTCCTAGGTGCTGTTCGTGCGGCTGCGCAAGCAGTTAGCTACGAGCTGGCCATGGGCATGGCCCTGATTGCCCTGCTGATGGTAACCGGTACGCTGAGCCTGCGCGAAATTGCGCTGCAGCAGTACAACGGCCTCTGGAACATTGTGTACCAGCCGCTCGGCTTTATCATCTTTATCGTGTGCGCCTTCGCCGAAACCAACCGCACGCCCTTCGACTTGCCGGAGTGCGAAACCGAGCTGGTAGGTGGTTACCACACCGAGTACTCCTCGATGAAGATGGGCCTGTACCTGTTTGCCGAGTACATCAACGTGTTTGTGGCTTCGGCCGTGATGAGCACTTTGTACTTCGGTGGTTTTAGCTTCCCCGGTGAGCACCTGCTCTACGACGTACTGCTGAAATCGCAGGGCGAGTTGTTCGCGCACAACACGGTTACCATCTTGGGCACCGTTACGCTGTTTGCGAAGATTTTCTTCTTCATCTTCTTCTTCATGTGGGTGCGCTGGACGCTGCCGCGCTTCCGCTACGACCAACTAATGCGCCTGGGCTGGACCATGCTGTTCCCCATTGCCATCCTGAACATTCTGCTGACCGGCGCTTTTATCCTGCTGAAGCCTTACCTCTTCGGCTAG
- a CDS encoding NuoI/complex I 23 kDa subunit family protein: MQLTNRRKHIEKKQMTLMERAYLPAVTKGMLITLKHFFSKKATIRYPEEQRPFSPTFRGLHVLKRDEQGRERCTACGLCAVACPAEAITMVAGERKKGEENLYREEKYAVSYEINMLRCIFCGLCEEACPKAAIYLQADKMAPPRFERDEFIYGKDRLVEPVDPNARSKRGIQLTPEQAEALARRMAGIEA; encoded by the coding sequence ATGCAACTGACCAATAGAAGAAAACACATCGAGAAGAAGCAGATGACGCTGATGGAGCGGGCCTACCTGCCTGCTGTTACCAAAGGCATGCTCATCACGCTCAAGCACTTCTTCTCGAAGAAGGCTACCATCCGTTACCCGGAGGAGCAGCGCCCCTTCTCGCCTACATTCCGCGGCTTGCACGTGCTTAAGCGCGACGAACAAGGCCGTGAGCGTTGCACTGCCTGCGGTTTGTGCGCTGTAGCCTGCCCGGCCGAAGCCATTACGATGGTAGCCGGCGAGCGGAAAAAAGGCGAAGAAAACCTGTACCGCGAGGAGAAGTACGCCGTCAGCTACGAAATCAACATGCTGCGCTGCATCTTCTGCGGCCTGTGCGAAGAGGCGTGCCCCAAAGCCGCCATTTACCTGCAGGCCGATAAGATGGCGCCGCCCCGCTTCGAGCGCGATGAGTTCATTTACGGCAAAGACCGCCTCGTGGAGCCCGTCGATCCGAATGCGCGCAGCAAGCGTGGCATTCAGCTCACGCCCGAGCAAGCCGAAGCCCTGGCCCGCCGCATGGCCGGCATCGAAGCCTAA
- a CDS encoding NADH-quinone oxidoreductase subunit J family protein, translating into MGTSLFYFLTFVALLSALGVVFAKNPIHSVLFLILTFFAISGHYLLLNAQFLAAVNIIVYAGAIMVLFLFVVMFLNLNAETEPNKPALAKITAAIAGGLLLFVLTAALRNVNPAGADLATFDSQIGMVNRLGLVLYQQYLLPFELASVLFLVAMVGSVMLGKRETGERNF; encoded by the coding sequence ATGGGTACCTCCTTATTCTACTTCCTGACGTTTGTGGCGCTGCTGTCGGCCCTAGGTGTGGTGTTTGCCAAGAACCCCATTCACTCGGTGCTGTTCCTGATCCTGACGTTCTTCGCCATTTCGGGTCATTACCTCCTGTTGAACGCGCAGTTTCTGGCAGCCGTCAACATCATCGTGTACGCCGGTGCCATCATGGTACTGTTCCTGTTCGTGGTGATGTTCCTGAACCTCAACGCCGAAACGGAACCGAATAAGCCCGCGCTTGCCAAGATTACGGCTGCCATTGCCGGGGGCTTGCTGCTGTTCGTGCTTACTGCCGCGCTACGCAACGTAAATCCCGCTGGCGCCGACCTCGCCACCTTCGATTCGCAAATTGGCATGGTAAATCGCCTAGGTCTAGTGCTGTATCAGCAATACCTGCTGCCTTTTGAGTTGGCCTCGGTGCTGTTTCTAGTAGCTATGGTAGGCTCGGTAATGCTCGGCAAACGAGAGACTGGAGAGCGGAACTTCTAG
- a CDS encoding YegJ family protein: MSKQTLVQPLPKTLLVFGAAASLLAGCVSHDKEKGWNADSFMYNAERNDLAMLEAQRKSRATLAEFITALNSQDSANYNFAVKYGFVDGSEREYMWIGDLTVEGDSLYGKVDNEPEYIHSVVSGQRVSIHKDSIADWNYIRNNRLIGGYSIKVIRDRMTPAERVEFDKSVVWKFD, encoded by the coding sequence ATGAGCAAGCAAACATTGGTTCAGCCGCTGCCGAAGACACTCTTAGTCTTTGGGGCGGCTGCGTCGCTTTTAGCAGGTTGTGTCAGCCATGATAAGGAGAAGGGTTGGAACGCTGATTCCTTCATGTATAACGCCGAGCGTAATGACTTAGCGATGCTGGAGGCTCAACGAAAAAGCCGCGCTACCCTTGCGGAATTTATTACAGCGCTGAACAGCCAAGATTCGGCTAACTACAACTTCGCCGTGAAGTATGGCTTCGTTGACGGTAGCGAGAGGGAATACATGTGGATAGGTGATTTAACCGTGGAAGGTGACTCGCTTTATGGGAAAGTCGACAACGAGCCCGAATACATCCACAGCGTTGTAAGCGGCCAGCGCGTAAGCATTCACAAAGACTCTATCGCTGACTGGAACTACATCCGGAACAATAGGTTGATCGGCGGCTACTCAATCAAAGTAATCAGGGACCGGATGACGCCAGCAGAAAGAGTTGAGTTCGATAAATCGGTTGTTTGGAAATTTGACTAA
- a CDS encoding RNA polymerase sigma factor codes for MEQALTILPTAAAMTEQNDRVQEAVREQRGKLLAFIRRRIPDEADAEDVLQDVFYELVQSYRLVKPVEQMAAWLFRVARNKIIDRYRRPKPASLEEAAGYHAASDSDEPLLLADVLPAPDDSTETAMARETIMEAILDALGELPPPQRQVFVWHEFDGKTFRQMSEETGVPLKTLISRKHYAVQQLRTKLQALYTDLFLD; via the coding sequence ATGGAACAGGCACTGACCATACTACCCACCGCGGCGGCCATGACCGAGCAAAACGACCGGGTGCAAGAGGCCGTGCGGGAGCAACGCGGCAAGCTGCTCGCGTTTATCCGCCGCCGCATCCCCGACGAGGCCGACGCCGAGGACGTGCTGCAGGACGTTTTCTACGAACTCGTGCAGAGCTACCGCCTGGTGAAGCCGGTAGAGCAAATGGCTGCGTGGCTGTTCCGGGTGGCGCGCAACAAAATCATCGACCGCTACCGCCGACCCAAGCCCGCCTCGCTCGAAGAAGCAGCCGGCTACCATGCTGCGTCCGATTCCGACGAGCCCTTGCTGCTCGCCGATGTGCTGCCCGCGCCCGACGACTCCACCGAAACCGCCATGGCGCGCGAAACCATCATGGAGGCCATTCTGGATGCCCTAGGTGAGCTGCCGCCCCCCCAGCGCCAAGTGTTTGTGTGGCACGAGTTTGACGGCAAAACCTTCCGGCAGATGTCGGAAGAAACCGGCGTGCCGCTGAAAACCCTCATTTCGCGCAAGCACTACGCGGTGCAGCAGCTGCGCACCAAGCTGCAGGCGCTCTACACCGATTTGTTTCTCGACTAA
- the nuoK gene encoding NADH-quinone oxidoreductase subunit NuoK — MEQTIPEVIRTIPLQHYIFFAAALFSIGVLGVLSRRNAIIIFMCVELMLNAVNVLLAAFSAYRADPNGQVFVFFIMAVAAAEVAVGLGIIVMIYRNIQNTDVNLLDRLKW; from the coding sequence ATGGAACAGACGATACCGGAAGTCATCCGCACGATTCCGCTTCAGCACTACATATTTTTCGCCGCCGCCCTGTTCTCAATTGGGGTGCTGGGCGTGCTGAGCCGGCGTAATGCAATCATTATTTTCATGTGCGTGGAGTTGATGCTCAACGCCGTCAACGTACTGCTGGCCGCTTTTTCGGCCTACCGCGCCGACCCCAACGGGCAAGTATTTGTGTTTTTCATCATGGCCGTAGCCGCTGCCGAAGTAGCAGTGGGCCTGGGCATCATCGTGATGATTTACCGCAACATTCAGAACACCGACGTCAACCTGCTCGACCGGCTTAAATGGTGA
- the nuoL gene encoding NADH-quinone oxidoreductase subunit L encodes MAEQAPLAVFAGSPLLYILIPLLPFLGFLINGLLNRRLSGTVAGLIGSATVLGSFLISVYLFTTFQYPYVVHLFDWISVGSLSIPFAYQIDQLSLIMLLLVTGVGFLIHVYSIGYMHHDENVGKFFAFLNLFVFSMLVLVMGANFVILFIGWEGVGLCSYLLIGFWNKNTNYNNAAKKAFIINRIGDLGFLLGIFLIYFTFDSVQYGEVFQKASQMQVGAGVVTAITLLLFVGAMGKSAQLPLYTWLPDAMAGPTPVSALIHAATMVTAGIYMVLRSNVLYTLSPDTLEVVAWVGAITALFAATIGVAQNDIKKVLAYSTVSQLGYMFLALGVMGYSSSLFHVLTHAFFKALMFLGAGSVIHAMSNEQDIRRMGGLRKALPITFLTFLIGCLAISGIPPFSGFFSKDEILAHAYEHNKVLWGIGLLTAFLTAFYMFRLLFLTFFGEFRGTEEQKHHLHESPASMTLPLIILAILAAVGGFMNAPLFLGRGYLADFLAPLFNYSRQLNPEAFGAEIDHATEYMLIGFSVAAGVLGILLAYVLYVARRTRPAEENQPRGFFENLVYNKYYVDELYNALFVRPSMFLSRGLHDGVEKRVVDGAVNGLGRTVMGGSQLLRNLQTGRVETYLLLMVIGIVVVLALNFIRL; translated from the coding sequence ATGGCTGAACAAGCGCCCCTCGCCGTCTTTGCCGGCTCGCCGCTGCTCTACATTCTCATTCCGCTGCTGCCGTTTCTGGGTTTCCTGATCAACGGCTTGCTCAACCGCCGGCTTTCGGGCACGGTTGCAGGGCTTATCGGCAGCGCCACCGTTCTGGGCTCGTTCCTGATTTCGGTGTACCTGTTCACCACGTTCCAATACCCCTACGTGGTGCACTTGTTCGACTGGATTTCGGTCGGCTCGCTGAGTATCCCCTTTGCGTACCAAATCGACCAGCTCAGCCTGATTATGCTGCTGCTGGTTACGGGCGTGGGTTTCCTGATCCACGTGTACAGCATCGGGTACATGCACCACGATGAGAACGTGGGCAAGTTCTTCGCCTTCCTCAACCTCTTCGTGTTCTCGATGCTGGTGCTGGTAATGGGCGCCAACTTCGTAATTCTGTTTATCGGCTGGGAGGGCGTGGGCCTCTGCTCCTACCTGCTGATCGGCTTCTGGAACAAGAACACCAACTACAACAACGCCGCCAAGAAGGCCTTCATCATCAACCGTATCGGCGACCTAGGCTTCCTGCTGGGCATCTTCCTGATCTACTTCACCTTCGATTCGGTGCAGTACGGCGAGGTGTTCCAGAAGGCTTCGCAGATGCAGGTTGGCGCTGGCGTAGTTACGGCCATTACCCTGCTGCTTTTCGTGGGTGCCATGGGTAAGTCGGCACAGCTGCCGCTCTATACCTGGCTACCCGACGCCATGGCTGGCCCCACGCCGGTTTCGGCGCTTATCCACGCCGCCACCATGGTAACGGCCGGTATTTACATGGTGCTGCGCTCCAACGTGCTCTACACCCTGTCGCCCGACACGCTGGAAGTTGTGGCCTGGGTTGGTGCTATCACCGCCCTGTTTGCCGCCACCATCGGCGTGGCCCAAAACGACATCAAGAAGGTACTGGCGTACTCCACCGTTTCGCAGCTGGGCTACATGTTCCTGGCGCTGGGCGTAATGGGCTACAGCTCGTCGTTGTTCCACGTGCTCACGCACGCTTTCTTCAAGGCGCTGATGTTCCTAGGTGCCGGTTCGGTAATTCACGCCATGAGCAACGAGCAGGACATCCGCCGCATGGGCGGCCTGCGCAAAGCCCTGCCAATTACCTTCCTCACGTTCCTGATCGGCTGCCTGGCTATTTCGGGTATCCCGCCGTTCTCGGGCTTCTTCTCGAAAGATGAAATCCTGGCCCACGCCTACGAGCACAACAAAGTGCTGTGGGGCATTGGCCTGCTGACGGCGTTCCTGACGGCGTTTTATATGTTCCGCCTGCTGTTCCTCACCTTCTTCGGCGAGTTCCGCGGCACCGAGGAGCAGAAGCACCACCTGCACGAGTCGCCGGCCAGCATGACGCTGCCGCTGATTATCCTGGCCATTCTGGCCGCCGTGGGTGGCTTCATGAACGCGCCGTTGTTCCTGGGCCGTGGCTACTTGGCCGATTTCCTGGCGCCGCTGTTCAACTACTCGCGCCAGCTGAACCCCGAAGCTTTCGGGGCTGAAATCGACCACGCCACCGAGTACATGCTCATTGGCTTCTCGGTAGCTGCTGGCGTGTTGGGCATTCTGCTGGCCTACGTGCTGTACGTAGCCCGCCGCACCCGCCCGGCCGAAGAAAACCAGCCACGCGGCTTCTTCGAGAACTTGGTATACAACAAATACTACGTCGACGAGCTGTACAACGCCCTGTTCGTGCGCCCCTCCATGTTCCTCTCGCGCGGCCTACACGACGGCGTGGAGAAGCGCGTGGTGGATGGTGCCGTGAATGGCCTAGGTCGCACGGTAATGGGCGGCTCGCAGCTGCTGCGCAACCTGCAAACCGGCCGCGTCGAAACCTACCTGCTGCTGATGGTAATTGGCATTGTGGTGGTGCTGGCCCTGAATTTCATCCGACTGTAA
- a CDS encoding complex I subunit 4 family protein, with translation MQTALLLIVLLWPVAAALLLHFVRGGAARALAFGASLVELALVVYMTVTFQVNSQTQFEINYPWLASAGINFHIGVDGLSLLLVLLTAFLVPLILLASFRHDYDNPSVFYALVLFMQTGLIGVFVALDAFVFYFFWEVALIPIYFLAGVWGGERRVQVTLKFFIYTVVGSLLMLAGFVYLYYMTGVNGAVRSSDLAAFYNLRLSAAEQSWVFLLVFSAFAVKMPIFPLHSWQPDTYEQSPTPATMLLSGIMLKMGIYGTMRWVLPVVPLGVSQWSWLVMILAVIGIIYGALIAIRQRDMKRLIAFSSLSHVGLMIAGMFSLTAVGLQGTAVQMLAHGVNVVGMFFIADIIERRTGTRQIPELGGLTRATPLLSVTFLVILLGTVALPLTNGFVGEFLLLMGVYQYNPWLGAVAGLTIIFGAVYLLRMFQRVMLGPDSSFSSVIRDLTGAELAVLVPLILMVFWIGLFPGTFLHISEPAVNKLLVLINR, from the coding sequence ATGCAAACTGCCCTTCTGCTTATTGTTCTCCTTTGGCCGGTAGCGGCTGCACTACTGCTGCACTTTGTGCGCGGTGGCGCTGCCCGTGCTTTGGCCTTTGGTGCTTCGTTGGTTGAGCTGGCTCTGGTCGTTTACATGACGGTCACGTTTCAGGTCAACTCCCAAACCCAGTTCGAAATCAACTACCCGTGGTTGGCTTCGGCAGGCATCAACTTCCATATCGGCGTTGATGGACTGAGCCTGTTGCTGGTGTTGCTCACGGCGTTTCTGGTGCCGCTGATTCTGCTGGCCTCGTTCCGCCACGACTACGACAACCCCTCGGTGTTCTACGCCCTGGTGCTGTTCATGCAAACCGGCCTGATCGGGGTGTTTGTGGCTCTGGATGCCTTCGTGTTCTACTTCTTCTGGGAAGTGGCCTTGATTCCGATTTACTTCCTCGCCGGCGTGTGGGGCGGCGAGCGGCGCGTGCAGGTTACGCTCAAGTTCTTCATCTACACCGTAGTAGGCTCGCTGCTGATGCTGGCCGGCTTCGTGTACTTGTACTACATGACGGGTGTTAACGGCGCGGTGCGCAGCTCCGACCTGGCCGCTTTCTACAACCTGCGCCTCTCGGCTGCCGAGCAATCGTGGGTGTTCCTGCTGGTGTTCTCGGCCTTCGCCGTGAAGATGCCCATCTTCCCGCTGCACTCGTGGCAGCCCGATACCTACGAGCAAAGCCCCACACCGGCCACCATGCTGCTGTCGGGCATTATGCTGAAAATGGGCATTTACGGCACCATGCGCTGGGTACTGCCCGTCGTGCCCCTAGGGGTTAGCCAGTGGAGCTGGCTGGTGATGATTCTGGCGGTAATCGGCATCATCTACGGTGCGCTTATCGCCATCCGTCAGCGCGACATGAAGCGCCTGATTGCCTTCTCGTCGCTTTCGCACGTGGGCCTGATGATTGCCGGCATGTTCTCGCTCACGGCCGTGGGCCTGCAGGGCACTGCGGTGCAAATGCTGGCGCACGGCGTGAACGTGGTCGGCATGTTTTTCATCGCCGATATCATCGAGCGCCGCACCGGCACTCGCCAGATTCCGGAGTTGGGCGGCCTCACGCGGGCTACCCCGCTGCTGTCGGTTACCTTCCTCGTTATTCTGCTCGGTACGGTTGCCCTGCCGCTCACCAACGGTTTCGTAGGCGAGTTTCTGCTGCTGATGGGCGTATACCAGTACAACCCCTGGCTGGGTGCCGTAGCTGGCCTCACCATCATCTTCGGGGCGGTGTACCTGCTGCGCATGTTCCAGCGCGTGATGCTCGGCCCCGACTCGTCGTTTTCGAGCGTTATCCGCGACCTAACCGGCGCTGAGCTGGCTGTGCTCGTGCCGCTTATCCTGATGGTGTTCTGGATCGGCTTGTTCCCCGGCACCTTCCTGCACATTTCGGAGCCCGCCGTGAACAAGCTGCTGGTGCTGATCAACCGCTAA
- a CDS encoding NADH-quinone oxidoreductase subunit N, whose protein sequence is MLSIILLSVTGLANLFLGFLRSNRVLLPAVLLVLAVVFAVNLSGVDSTGALSSWNDSPYFNGMLIFDRYAQVFTAVVVLSTLLLLPFSQQYVREGNPNLAEYYSLMLFSLVGAIMMVSYNHLLILFLGIETLSIAMYVLAGSDKSNLRSNEAALKYFLMGSFATGILLFGMALLYGATGTFALDQLGVAARALPTADPALAPMLYIGILLMLIGIGFKISAAPFHFWTPDVYEGAPTIFTGFMSTVVKTAGIAGFFKLLLVAFGDNTMSMWLPTLTAMLVLTLLIGNVGAVAQTSAKRMLAYSSISHAGYLLLALVALRSNALSANAIFFYSLAYSVATVAAFAVLKLVHDQRGRDDYEGLNGLARTNPLLAFAMTVAMLSLAGIPLTGGFFGKFYLFAAAAQEGYIGLVIFAVVMSAIGIYYYLRPIIAMYMRPAPEGADAAVPVTFFQSAVLVLLVAITVLLGVAPGILENVLNG, encoded by the coding sequence ATGCTCTCGATTATTCTGCTTTCTGTTACCGGGCTGGCCAACCTGTTCCTAGGTTTCCTGCGCTCCAACCGGGTGCTGCTGCCGGCTGTGCTGCTGGTGCTGGCGGTGGTATTTGCCGTAAACCTTTCGGGCGTTGACTCCACCGGGGCGCTGTCGTCCTGGAACGACTCGCCTTACTTCAACGGCATGCTCATCTTCGACCGTTACGCGCAAGTGTTTACGGCCGTGGTAGTACTCTCGACGCTGCTTTTGCTACCGTTTTCGCAGCAGTACGTGCGCGAAGGCAACCCTAACCTGGCCGAGTACTACAGCCTGATGCTGTTTTCGCTGGTGGGCGCCATCATGATGGTGAGCTACAACCACTTGCTCATCCTCTTCCTGGGCATTGAAACGCTCAGCATTGCCATGTACGTGCTGGCCGGCTCCGACAAGAGCAACCTGCGCTCCAACGAAGCGGCCCTTAAGTACTTCCTGATGGGCTCGTTTGCCACGGGCATTCTGCTCTTCGGCATGGCTTTGCTTTACGGGGCTACGGGCACTTTTGCGCTGGATCAGCTGGGTGTGGCCGCTCGTGCGCTGCCCACCGCCGATCCGGCCCTGGCGCCTATGCTGTACATCGGTATCCTGCTGATGCTGATTGGCATTGGGTTTAAAATTTCAGCGGCTCCTTTCCACTTCTGGACGCCCGACGTGTACGAGGGTGCGCCTACCATCTTCACGGGCTTTATGAGCACCGTGGTGAAGACGGCCGGCATCGCGGGTTTCTTTAAACTACTACTCGTGGCCTTCGGCGACAACACCATGAGCATGTGGCTGCCCACGCTCACGGCCATGCTGGTGCTCACGCTGCTGATTGGCAACGTTGGTGCGGTGGCCCAAACCAGCGCCAAGCGTATGCTGGCGTACTCCAGCATTTCGCATGCCGGCTACCTGCTGCTGGCCCTGGTGGCGCTGCGCAGCAACGCTCTGTCGGCCAATGCCATCTTCTTTTACTCGCTGGCTTACTCGGTGGCTACGGTTGCAGCTTTCGCGGTGCTTAAGCTGGTACACGACCAGCGCGGCCGCGACGACTACGAGGGCCTGAACGGCTTGGCGCGCACCAACCCGCTACTGGCCTTCGCCATGACGGTTGCCATGCTGTCGTTAGCCGGTATTCCGCTCACGGGCGGCTTTTTCGGCAAGTTCTACCTGTTTGCGGCCGCCGCGCAGGAAGGCTACATCGGCCTGGTAATTTTTGCGGTGGTGATGTCGGCTATCGGCATCTACTACTACCTGCGCCCCATTATTGCCATGTACATGCGCCCGGCCCCCGAAGGCGCCGATGCAGCGGTGCCGGTTACCTTCTTTCAATCGGCGGTGCTGGTGCTGCTGGTAGCCATTACGGTGCTGCTCGGCGTAGCGCCCGGCATTTTGGAGAACGTTCTTAACGGCTAA
- a CDS encoding OmpA family protein, which translates to MSQNVLEEVLACFTAPAVSQVSTVVGESETGVRKALPKVIPLVLSSLIKLAEQVGGSEVIWTMAHDAHRADVQTDVLAAENESSPAHRGQQLIRSLLTENNHRRVGEIAHETGIRHAAVERLLGIVAPVMLGVLGEYATRQPLDAPALGRWLHAQRNSVSGLLIADKESSLATQTAPEPRRPLPPVHEPVAAHEGIPQRQWLWPALLVLLAVLTGFFLGQNRTAPLASLPPANAYTAGLGATDEPAAQEARPARSAANLVADNEVPTTASGRYDAASENYIYDTGQPVQLTLAGGTTYTVGANSTENRLYRFLVDANVQVDSVNRTKGWINFDRVYFDARKASLTDESMAQLRNVADILKSFPRSRVKIGGYTDTTGTFLQNLRLSEERATVAMAALIDLGVPANRIEAKGYGQKYPVASNETPVGRALNRRISIRVTQK; encoded by the coding sequence ATGTCGCAGAATGTGTTGGAGGAAGTCTTGGCCTGTTTCACGGCACCCGCCGTTAGCCAGGTGAGCACAGTGGTGGGAGAAAGCGAAACAGGCGTTCGAAAAGCTTTACCCAAAGTAATTCCGTTGGTACTGAGCAGCCTGATCAAGCTCGCGGAACAAGTGGGTGGCAGCGAGGTAATCTGGACGATGGCCCACGATGCCCACCGGGCCGATGTGCAGACCGATGTGCTGGCCGCCGAAAACGAAAGCAGCCCCGCGCACCGGGGGCAGCAACTGATCCGCTCGTTGCTAACCGAAAACAACCACCGGCGCGTAGGCGAAATAGCGCACGAAACCGGCATTCGGCACGCGGCCGTGGAGCGCTTGCTGGGTATTGTGGCCCCCGTGATGCTGGGGGTGTTGGGCGAGTACGCTACCCGGCAGCCGCTCGATGCGCCGGCCCTGGGCCGCTGGCTGCATGCCCAGCGCAACAGCGTATCGGGTTTGCTTATCGCCGACAAGGAAAGCAGCCTCGCCACCCAAACCGCACCCGAACCCAGGCGCCCCCTGCCGCCCGTGCACGAGCCCGTAGCGGCCCACGAGGGTATTCCGCAGCGGCAATGGTTGTGGCCGGCGTTGTTGGTGCTGCTGGCCGTGCTCACCGGCTTTTTTCTGGGGCAAAACCGCACGGCACCGCTTGCCAGCCTTCCGCCGGCCAACGCTTACACGGCGGGCCTAGGTGCCACCGACGAGCCAGCCGCCCAGGAGGCAAGGCCCGCTCGCTCGGCCGCAAACCTGGTGGCCGACAACGAAGTCCCGACTACGGCAAGCGGCCGCTACGATGCCGCTTCCGAAAACTACATCTACGACACGGGCCAGCCGGTGCAGCTAACCCTGGCGGGCGGCACCACCTACACCGTGGGCGCCAACTCCACCGAAAACCGGCTGTACCGCTTTTTGGTCGATGCCAACGTGCAGGTCGATTCCGTTAACCGCACCAAAGGCTGGATTAACTTCGACCGCGTGTACTTCGATGCCCGCAAGGCCTCGCTCACCGACGAGTCGATGGCGCAGCTGCGCAACGTGGCCGATATTCTGAAGAGCTTCCCTCGCTCCCGCGTGAAGATTGGCGGCTACACCGATACCACGGGTACCTTTTTGCAAAACCTGCGGCTGAGCGAAGAGCGGGCCACCGTAGCCATGGCTGCCCTCATCGACCTAGGCGTGCCCGCCAACCGCATCGAGGCCAAGGGCTATGGCCAGAAGTACCCCGTGGCCAGCAACGAAACCCCGGTGGGCCGGGCGCTTAACCGGCGCATCAGCATCCGCGTCACGCAGAAATAA
- a CDS encoding 3'-5' exonuclease, whose product MQLLRNLKLTDVFVLDIETVPCVGCHDELDDMLRHLWEHKAQSLRRQQGYPSWGAEEIEPMPDRLSAAALFSQAGIYAEFGRVVCISLGCFYHDKQEQLRFRVKSFAADDEATLLREFAEVLSRKPGHMLCAHNGKEFDFPYLSRRMMINGVALPPQLDIAGKKPWEVNHLDTMELWKFGDRKSFTSLALLAAMFGIPTPKDDINGADVARVYYEERDLPRIVKYCQKDIITTARVLMKFRGDDPFDDAAVVYADQPEMAVLRLA is encoded by the coding sequence ATGCAGCTACTCCGCAACCTCAAGCTCACCGACGTTTTCGTGCTCGACATTGAAACCGTGCCCTGCGTAGGTTGCCACGACGAGCTCGACGACATGCTGCGCCACCTCTGGGAGCACAAAGCCCAAAGCCTGCGCCGCCAGCAAGGGTACCCCAGCTGGGGCGCCGAGGAAATCGAGCCCATGCCCGACCGGCTTTCGGCCGCCGCCTTGTTTTCGCAGGCCGGGATTTACGCCGAGTTTGGCCGGGTGGTGTGCATTTCCCTAGGTTGCTTTTACCACGACAAGCAGGAGCAGCTGCGCTTCCGGGTGAAAAGCTTTGCCGCCGACGACGAAGCCACCTTGCTGCGCGAGTTTGCCGAGGTGCTCAGCCGTAAGCCCGGCCACATGCTGTGCGCCCACAACGGCAAGGAGTTCGATTTTCCGTACCTCTCGCGCCGCATGATGATCAACGGCGTGGCGCTGCCCCCCCAGCTCGACATTGCCGGCAAAAAGCCCTGGGAGGTAAACCACCTCGATACGATGGAGCTCTGGAAGTTCGGCGACCGGAAATCGTTTACCTCCTTGGCGCTGCTGGCGGCCATGTTCGGCATTCCAACGCCCAAAGACGACATCAACGGGGCCGACGTGGCCCGCGTGTACTACGAGGAGCGCGATTTGCCCCGCATCGTGAAGTACTGCCAGAAGGACATCATTACCACCGCCCGCGTGCTGATGAAGTTCCGCGGCGACGACCCCTTCGACGACGCGGCCGTGGTGTACGCCGATCAGCCCGAAATGGCGGTGCTGCGGTTGGCGTAA